In the Verrucomicrobiia bacterium genome, one interval contains:
- a CDS encoding metallophosphoesterase: MKLRSFLLRGLAAGLALGWLGCRTPQQAASPVAEARYPVRIALLSDVHITHRLKEDQPVRERRLQEAIAAVNAEKVDLVLLGGDLTEDGTAAELRDFQRLARGFQAPVWYVPGNHDIGNKRLEGKKESVTSTRLQRYESLLGPSWWVREHAGVRVVGVNGPLLGSGLPEEPRMWADLEQALARTSAVPTLVLVHFPPFQSSNSEPGGGYWNLEPYPRARLLGLARQGGVKTILSGHLHRNLTNHHEGITLLTTTTIGVGDPKKNPPRGWMLLTVEKDGRLGIQVRTVRDGAAAREGAAAPSRN; encoded by the coding sequence ATGAAACTGCGCTCCTTCCTGCTGCGGGGGCTGGCCGCCGGCCTGGCGCTGGGCTGGCTGGGGTGCCGCACGCCGCAGCAAGCGGCTTCGCCGGTGGCGGAGGCGCGTTATCCGGTGCGGATCGCCCTGCTGTCCGATGTCCACATCACCCACCGGCTGAAGGAGGATCAGCCGGTGCGCGAGCGGCGGTTGCAGGAGGCCATCGCCGCCGTCAACGCGGAGAAGGTGGATTTGGTGTTGCTGGGCGGGGATTTGACCGAGGACGGCACGGCGGCCGAGCTGCGGGATTTTCAACGGCTGGCGCGGGGGTTTCAGGCGCCGGTGTGGTATGTGCCCGGCAACCATGACATTGGCAACAAACGCCTCGAGGGCAAAAAAGAATCGGTGACCTCGACGCGGTTGCAGCGGTATGAGTCCCTGCTCGGTCCCTCCTGGTGGGTGCGGGAACATGCCGGGGTGCGCGTGGTGGGCGTGAACGGCCCCCTGCTGGGCAGCGGCCTGCCCGAGGAGCCCCGGATGTGGGCGGATTTGGAGCAGGCCCTGGCCCGGACCTCCGCGGTGCCCACGCTGGTGCTGGTGCATTTTCCGCCTTTTCAAAGCTCCAACAGCGAGCCCGGGGGGGGTTACTGGAATTTGGAGCCCTACCCGCGCGCCCGTTTGCTGGGGCTGGCCCGGCAGGGGGGGGTGAAAACCATTTTGAGCGGGCATCTGCATCGCAACCTGACCAATCACCACGAGGGCATCACGCTCCTGACCACCACCACCATTGGCGTGGGGGATCCCAAGAAGAATCCGCCGCGTGGCTGGATGTTGTTGACGGTGGAAAAAGACGGGCGGCTGGGCATCCAGGTGCGCACGGTAAGAGATGGAGCCGCGGCAAGAGAGGGAGCGGCGGCCCCGTCCCGGAACTGA
- a CDS encoding sugar phosphate isomerase/epimerase — protein MQDPYSAHSLAWQMNRREFLRATGWLAAGAVAGQLGAAGAAPKTLFGSNVYGWTQYYQREKKPFNLDEVIAALADCGYDYLENFLDANNPESAARFAEKLRARGMRPVSLYTGAALHEAARAREVVARLLKCAAVCKEAGFEALSCNPDPLGREKTEEELKNTVSALKDLGQGLKELGLKLGIHHHLPEMQNQGREFHYVLRQTPPETVGLCYDVHWVWKGGLQPMEVLPEYGRRIVTWHLRQSRNGVWHEVLDKGDIDYEAVARYAREHQLARRFTVELALEGKTEVTRSAVENHRLSLAWAKKVFGA, from the coding sequence ATGCAAGACCCCTATTCGGCGCATAGCCTGGCGTGGCAGATGAATCGCCGTGAATTTCTGCGGGCCACCGGCTGGCTGGCCGCGGGCGCGGTGGCGGGCCAGTTGGGGGCCGCCGGGGCGGCGCCCAAGACCTTGTTTGGCTCCAATGTGTACGGCTGGACCCAGTATTACCAGCGGGAGAAAAAGCCTTTCAATCTGGATGAGGTGATCGCGGCGCTGGCCGATTGCGGCTACGACTACCTGGAGAATTTTCTCGACGCCAATAATCCGGAGTCCGCCGCGCGTTTTGCGGAAAAACTGCGCGCCCGGGGCATGCGACCGGTGAGTCTGTACACCGGCGCGGCGCTGCATGAGGCCGCCCGCGCGCGGGAGGTGGTGGCGCGGCTGCTCAAATGCGCGGCGGTATGCAAGGAGGCGGGTTTTGAGGCGTTAAGCTGCAACCCGGATCCCCTTGGCCGCGAGAAAACCGAGGAGGAATTGAAGAACACCGTTTCCGCCCTGAAGGATTTGGGCCAGGGCTTGAAGGAGCTGGGGCTGAAGCTGGGCATCCATCATCATCTGCCGGAGATGCAGAATCAGGGGCGCGAGTTTCATTATGTCCTGCGCCAGACGCCGCCCGAGACGGTGGGGCTGTGTTACGATGTGCATTGGGTGTGGAAGGGGGGCCTCCAACCCATGGAGGTGCTGCCCGAATATGGGCGGCGCATCGTGACGTGGCATCTGCGGCAGAGCCGCAACGGGGTGTGGCATGAGGTGCTGGATAAGGGCGACATTGATTACGAGGCGGTGGCCCGCTACGCCCGGGAGCATCAACTGGCCCGGCGTTTCACCGTCGAGCTGGCGCTGGAGGGCAAAACGGAGGTCACCCGCTCGGCGGTGGAGAATCACCGGCTCAGCCTGGCCTGGGCCAAAAAAGTATTCGGCGCATGA